The proteins below are encoded in one region of Sporosarcina sp. FSL K6-1508:
- a CDS encoding GspE/PulE family protein: protein MTTIRKRLGDLLVESGLITTEQLQTTLSDKPHDQKLGDALLQHGFITEQQLIEVLEFQLGIPHVNLFRYPFDPKLFNVVPKPFAKRNLIVPLKADGDRLFVAMSDPMDYITVDDLRLSTGFHIETAIASKDDIMRTISKYYDEESFDELFIEQTPEQREQKDELTDLDSPIVRLVNQLMSSAITQKASDIHFDPQEHQVAIRFRIDGLLKSERFLPKHMQAMISARIKIMANLDITEHRIPQDGRIKTNVDFRPIDLRVSTLPTVFGEKIVMRILDLSSSLNDLTKLGFNKLNLNRFLEQIEKPNGIVLISGPTGSGKSSTLYAALNKLNKEEVNIITVEDPVEYQLEGVNQIQVNPNVGLTFAAGLRSILRQDPDIVMVGEIRDRETVEIAIRASLTGHLVLSTIHTNDSIATITRMLDMGVEPFLVTSSLNAVVAQRLIRRVCRDCGREMDASSREVEIFAKRGITIEKVMRGPGCAVCNMTGYRGRIAIHEVLVLDDEMREVINRGGSSAELREIATKNKTVFLMDDGLLKVKQGITTTEEVLRVALIE from the coding sequence ATGACGACTATACGTAAACGACTTGGTGACTTGCTAGTCGAGTCCGGCCTCATTACAACTGAGCAATTGCAAACGACATTGAGTGATAAGCCTCATGATCAGAAACTCGGCGATGCTTTACTACAACACGGATTTATTACAGAGCAGCAGCTGATTGAAGTATTGGAATTTCAACTGGGAATTCCACACGTCAACCTTTTTAGATACCCATTTGATCCAAAACTGTTCAATGTTGTGCCAAAACCCTTTGCAAAACGTAATCTGATTGTTCCCTTGAAGGCGGACGGGGATAGATTATTTGTAGCGATGTCAGATCCAATGGATTATATTACAGTTGATGATTTACGGTTGTCGACTGGTTTCCATATCGAAACTGCGATTGCTTCAAAAGATGATATTATGCGTACGATATCAAAGTATTATGATGAAGAGTCATTCGATGAGCTTTTCATCGAACAGACACCAGAACAGAGGGAGCAGAAAGACGAGTTGACCGATTTGGATTCTCCAATCGTTCGGCTTGTCAATCAACTCATGTCTTCAGCGATCACGCAAAAGGCCAGTGACATTCATTTCGACCCTCAGGAACATCAGGTCGCCATACGTTTCCGGATTGATGGGTTGTTAAAATCGGAGCGTTTTTTGCCTAAGCATATGCAAGCAATGATTAGTGCGCGTATAAAAATCATGGCAAATCTCGATATTACTGAACATCGGATTCCTCAAGATGGTCGCATCAAGACCAATGTGGATTTTCGACCGATTGATCTTCGTGTTTCTACACTACCGACAGTTTTTGGCGAGAAAATCGTTATGCGTATTTTGGATCTTAGCAGTTCTTTAAATGATTTGACAAAACTTGGTTTCAATAAGTTGAATCTGAACCGTTTCCTTGAACAAATCGAAAAACCAAATGGAATTGTCCTTATTTCTGGACCCACTGGATCGGGTAAATCATCAACGCTTTATGCTGCGCTTAATAAATTGAATAAAGAAGAAGTGAATATTATTACAGTTGAAGATCCGGTTGAGTACCAGCTAGAAGGGGTAAACCAAATACAAGTAAACCCCAATGTAGGATTGACATTCGCGGCAGGTCTAAGGTCGATTTTGAGACAAGACCCGGATATAGTTATGGTCGGGGAAATACGTGACCGTGAAACAGTTGAAATTGCCATCAGGGCATCATTAACCGGGCATTTGGTTCTGAGTACTATCCATACAAATGATTCAATTGCTACGATTACAAGAATGCTCGATATGGGGGTAGAACCTTTTCTAGTAACATCATCGCTGAATGCGGTTGTCGCTCAACGTCTGATTCGCCGTGTTTGTCGAGATTGCGGACGGGAAATGGATGCGTCAAGTCGCGAGGTGGAGATTTTTGCGAAGCGTGGTATTACGATTGAAAAAGTGATGAGAGGCCCAGGTTGTGCGGTATGTAATATGACTGGCTATCGCGGACGAATTGCAATTCACGAGGTGCTCGTTTTGGACGACGAAATGCGAGAAGTTATTAATAGAGGCGGTTCTTCAGCGGAATTAAGAGAAATTGCAACGAAGAACAAAACAGTGTTTTTAATGGACGATGGTTTGTTGAAAGTGAAACAAGGGATTACGACGACAGAAGAAGTGTTACGCGTCGCATTGATTGAATAG
- a CDS encoding type IV pilus twitching motility protein PilT, which translates to MNKKIDELLERAYELGASDIHLTIGAPPIFRVHGDLKRYGDVPVEKQFTESVAQLTIPDKMYPAFVEYGQIDYSYEVPKAARFRVNAFQQRGSISLAFRTIPTLIPTIDDLQLPDTLKKLAETQQGLILVTGPTGSGKSTTLAAMIKYMNETMQKHIITLEDPIEYMHAHGTSIIDQREVGFDTASFTSGLRAALRQDPDVILVGEMRDLETISTAITAAETGHLVLATLHTWSAASTIDRIIDVFPHGQQSQIRVQLAGVLKSVVSQRLFQTADRKGRRAATEVMINNPAIANLIRTEKVHQIPSIIQTNRAAGMHMMASSVRNFLDKGIISYGTALPYLEGDE; encoded by the coding sequence ATGAACAAGAAGATTGATGAACTGCTTGAGAGAGCATATGAATTGGGTGCCTCAGACATCCATTTAACGATAGGCGCGCCTCCGATATTCAGGGTGCACGGGGATTTAAAGCGCTATGGTGATGTACCGGTTGAGAAACAATTTACTGAATCAGTCGCACAATTGACGATTCCGGACAAGATGTATCCAGCGTTTGTAGAGTATGGTCAAATCGATTATTCCTATGAAGTACCGAAAGCGGCTCGTTTTCGTGTCAATGCATTTCAGCAACGCGGTTCTATATCACTTGCTTTTCGGACGATACCAACGCTAATACCGACAATCGATGATTTGCAATTGCCCGATACGTTAAAGAAGTTGGCGGAGACGCAGCAAGGACTCATCCTTGTGACAGGGCCAACGGGGTCGGGTAAATCGACGACACTTGCAGCGATGATTAAATATATGAATGAAACAATGCAGAAGCACATCATTACGTTGGAAGATCCCATTGAGTATATGCATGCGCATGGCACATCCATCATTGATCAGCGAGAAGTCGGGTTTGACACTGCTTCATTCACATCAGGACTACGGGCTGCATTGCGCCAAGATCCCGATGTCATCCTTGTTGGGGAAATGCGTGACCTGGAAACGATTTCGACCGCAATAACTGCGGCGGAAACGGGTCACTTAGTTCTAGCTACGCTCCATACATGGAGTGCGGCATCGACTATTGATCGGATTATTGACGTCTTCCCCCATGGTCAGCAGTCTCAAATTCGTGTACAACTTGCTGGAGTCTTAAAATCTGTTGTTTCACAGCGGCTATTTCAGACAGCTGACCGTAAAGGGAGAAGGGCAGCAACGGAAGTAATGATTAATAATCCTGCAATCGCTAACTTGATACGGACGGAGAAAGTCCATCAAATCCCGTCTATCATTCAGACAAATCGAGCGGCGGGTATGCATATGATGGCATCGTCTGTGAGGAACTTCCTTGATAAAGGAATCATTTCATATGGTACTGCTCTGCCGTATTTAGAAGGTGATGAGTAA
- a CDS encoding type II secretion system F family protein — protein MARFKYEGRDAKSIRSGVIVAVDKREAAVKLKSQGIRVTNLTIQAETALTKEIVIGKPVKREHLIMFLRQFSTLLRAGVTIIDAIRILSLQVESKSFQKILITVNDDLRGGGSLSGAFTKHPKAFEPIVVNMIRAGEMSGTIDDSLDRLADHFEKSHQLRQKVVSAMSYPLIVAVLAIGVVIFLLTTIVPMFVEMFASFGGELPWITRFVMNASTFVTCYWYFLVLFAVIVVGGIWMMRHNKEGKLLLDTFLLRLPIFGDIMKKSVLATMTRTLSSLFASSVPILQAMTMTEKIVENEVISRVIAKSRESLERGGSLTEPMNGHWAFPPLIPHMIAIGEQTGSLDAMLAKVADFYEKEVEAATDRLKALIEPLMIVLLAGLVGTIVLAIMMPMFEMFNNIDGM, from the coding sequence ATGGCTCGTTTCAAGTACGAAGGACGCGACGCTAAATCAATCCGTTCAGGTGTAATCGTGGCGGTGGACAAGCGGGAAGCTGCTGTAAAACTGAAAAGCCAGGGAATCCGTGTGACGAACTTAACTATACAAGCAGAAACTGCGCTGACAAAAGAAATCGTCATCGGAAAACCGGTGAAGCGAGAACATTTAATCATGTTCCTTCGTCAATTTTCAACGCTTCTCAGAGCGGGTGTTACAATCATTGATGCAATACGGATACTGTCGCTACAAGTCGAATCGAAATCGTTTCAAAAGATACTTATAACGGTAAATGATGATTTACGTGGAGGCGGTTCATTATCGGGAGCATTCACAAAACACCCGAAAGCATTCGAACCCATCGTCGTCAATATGATTCGGGCGGGTGAAATGTCCGGTACGATTGATGATTCACTTGATCGTCTTGCTGATCATTTTGAAAAATCACATCAGCTGAGGCAAAAAGTGGTTTCGGCTATGTCTTACCCACTTATCGTGGCAGTTTTGGCAATTGGAGTTGTTATTTTTTTATTGACAACCATTGTTCCTATGTTTGTCGAAATGTTTGCCAGTTTTGGAGGAGAGTTGCCTTGGATTACGCGCTTCGTTATGAACGCGAGTACTTTTGTAACCTGCTATTGGTACTTTCTAGTTTTATTCGCAGTGATTGTTGTGGGTGGGATTTGGATGATGAGGCACAACAAAGAAGGTAAGCTTTTGCTGGATACTTTTCTTTTAAGGTTACCGATATTCGGTGACATTATGAAGAAATCTGTCTTGGCAACGATGACACGCACATTGAGTTCGTTGTTTGCCAGTTCAGTGCCGATTTTGCAGGCGATGACCATGACGGAAAAGATAGTAGAAAATGAAGTTATTTCGCGAGTGATTGCAAAGTCAAGAGAGTCGTTGGAACGCGGCGGATCATTGACAGAACCGATGAATGGGCACTGGGCCTTTCCACCGCTGATTCCCCATATGATTGCAATTGGGGAGCAAACAGGATCTTTAGACGCGATGTTGGCGAAAGTTGCCGATTTTTACGAGAAAGAAGTGGAAGCTGCAACAGATCGATTGAAAGCGTTGATTGAACCTTTGATGATTGTGCTGTTGGCTGGATTAGTCGGGACTATAGTCCTTGCTATTATGATGCCTATGTTCGAAATGTTTAATAACATAGATGGAATGTAA
- a CDS encoding prepilin-type N-terminal cleavage/methylation domain-containing protein, with translation MKKFLQKRLNNEKGLTLVELLAVIVILGIIAAIAIPSIGNIIQNTREKAVVADVQNALSAANLYFVENPPKADTGNTVDLTKLSDEGFFNDKGSLTSAIITFVAGGENTITAAGVAGIKPVNIATKTNKQLSELGRKALTENEVK, from the coding sequence ATGAAGAAGTTTTTGCAGAAACGACTGAATAATGAAAAAGGATTAACGCTTGTCGAGTTATTGGCGGTTATTGTTATTTTGGGGATTATTGCGGCTATTGCGATACCTTCAATAGGCAATATTATTCAAAACACACGTGAAAAAGCGGTGGTTGCTGATGTACAAAATGCACTATCCGCTGCGAATTTATATTTTGTCGAAAATCCACCTAAAGCCGATACTGGAAACACTGTTGATCTTACTAAGCTCTCTGATGAAGGTTTCTTTAATGATAAAGGTTCATTGACTTCCGCAATAATTACTTTTGTTGCGGGTGGTGAAAATACCATTACGGCTGCAGGGGTAGCAGGGATCAAACCTGTTAATATCGCGACCAAAACTAATAAGCAGTTAAGTGAGTTAGGAAGAAAAGCACTCACGGAAAATGAGGTTAAATAA
- the pilM gene encoding type IV pilus biogenesis protein PilM has protein sequence MPMSIFTRRKRTESMTIEEDAVRFVRLKSVEPFVIDVAEEVILPPNVVVEGKIVDSGTLATILDGAIEQWGISKRSVQFLAPDQYVIIRKVPYPDDVMTDELKGHFFIEIGSTLYLPFDDPVFDVVPYSPNTETNEAILIASKEDVLDSYEEVLKEVKLDPVKADITPLALYRLAFRQHSFTGKEHILLADLKHGKLTVSIFHEHYPLFMRPVDLENSTDLSVVRELNNDAGIVTPSTIVMEIEKLINFYRYNMWNGAASITHLVVNGEYSRMEELLSVIRERLALNAELLVKQPLELSTGEEIPARFNRTIGLALKEV, from the coding sequence ATGCCCATGTCCATATTCACCCGCCGCAAGCGCACAGAGTCCATGACAATTGAAGAAGATGCAGTCCGGTTTGTCCGGCTGAAATCGGTAGAACCATTCGTTATCGATGTTGCGGAGGAAGTTATCCTTCCTCCGAACGTCGTTGTCGAGGGGAAGATTGTCGATTCCGGAACGCTTGCGACGATATTGGACGGGGCTATTGAACAGTGGGGAATCTCCAAAAGATCCGTCCAATTCCTCGCCCCGGATCAATATGTTATTATCCGCAAAGTCCCATACCCCGATGATGTCATGACAGATGAACTGAAAGGTCATTTCTTCATAGAAATAGGCTCAACGCTTTATCTTCCTTTCGATGATCCTGTCTTTGATGTTGTTCCATACAGTCCGAACACCGAAACAAACGAGGCGATACTGATCGCATCAAAAGAAGACGTTCTTGATAGCTATGAGGAAGTCTTGAAAGAAGTGAAACTTGATCCAGTGAAAGCCGACATTACACCTCTTGCCCTGTATCGGCTTGCATTTAGACAGCACTCATTTACAGGTAAAGAGCATATCCTGTTAGCCGACCTAAAACATGGTAAGCTGACTGTTTCTATTTTTCATGAACATTACCCACTCTTCATGCGACCGGTTGACCTTGAAAATTCTACGGATTTATCTGTCGTACGGGAGTTGAATAATGATGCGGGCATTGTCACACCTTCGACTATCGTGATGGAAATTGAAAAGCTCATCAATTTTTACCGCTATAATATGTGGAACGGTGCCGCATCCATTACACATCTTGTTGTGAACGGCGAGTACAGCCGGATGGAAGAATTGCTATCTGTAATTCGAGAACGTCTCGCCTTAAACGCGGAGCTATTGGTTAAGCAACCTTTAGAGCTGTCAACCGGAGAAGAAATACCAGCGCGTTTTAACCGGACAATCGGATTGGCGTTGAAAGAGGTGTAA
- a CDS encoding PilN domain-containing protein, translating to MLVDINLLPERERERSQLLVGALAIIGAAVLVWLISLTLSNNLANETKTLENQLVSLQATQEEIRSELQQSESGDEKKVLAATVGWAEEYQFDTVPLLNELITLLPERGFFQNFNFTGPNLATVTVQFDTKPDSAYYSTRLKASPSISEIHLDSVTIDDSTDEETAESTTVLPRFIAVYSIQFVDNRISAEGTAEKMDENAEIPSTDEGVGSGD from the coding sequence ATGTTAGTTGATATAAATCTATTGCCTGAAAGAGAGAGGGAGCGATCCCAGCTTCTTGTCGGTGCGCTGGCTATTATTGGTGCCGCTGTTCTTGTATGGCTTATTTCATTGACGCTTTCGAACAATCTTGCAAATGAAACGAAAACGCTGGAAAATCAACTTGTTTCGCTGCAGGCAACCCAAGAAGAAATCCGTTCTGAACTTCAGCAATCAGAATCGGGCGACGAGAAAAAAGTGCTCGCTGCAACTGTGGGGTGGGCGGAAGAGTATCAGTTTGATACAGTCCCTTTATTGAACGAACTTATAACTTTATTACCGGAACGCGGATTCTTTCAAAATTTTAATTTTACAGGTCCCAATTTAGCGACGGTTACTGTTCAATTTGATACAAAGCCGGATAGTGCCTATTATTCCACTCGACTAAAAGCGTCACCTTCCATTTCAGAAATCCATCTAGATTCTGTGACAATCGATGATTCAACAGACGAAGAAACTGCGGAATCGACAACCGTTTTGCCGCGGTTCATAGCTGTTTATTCAATTCAGTTTGTCGATAATCGTATCTCGGCTGAGGGAACCGCAGAAAAAATGGATGAAAATGCGGAAATACCAAGCACGGATGAAGGAGTGGGGTCGGGTGACTAA
- a CDS encoding prepilin peptidase produces the protein MTIVITILFFIYGIVFGSFFNVVGLRIPKKESIVSPPSHCTTCDRKLEFLDLVPVFSYLFLKGKCRKCGSKISPIYPLVEFVTGVLFALSFYVLDFGSELVIAILFMSLLVIITVSDIAYMLIPDKVLLPFAVLLAGLRLFIPLEPWWDSFLGAAVGFGVLFLIAVVSKGGMGGGDIKLFFVIGLVLGTMNTLVTLFLAAVIGSIAGLIILKKTGQGRKTPIPFGPSIAGAAVIAYFWGADFVSWYGNLFS, from the coding sequence ATGACGATTGTAATAACAATCCTATTCTTCATCTACGGAATCGTCTTTGGCTCATTCTTTAACGTCGTTGGCTTACGCATACCAAAAAAGGAATCCATCGTGTCACCGCCTTCCCATTGCACGACGTGTGATCGGAAACTGGAGTTCCTTGATCTTGTTCCAGTCTTTTCTTACCTCTTTCTAAAAGGAAAGTGCAGGAAATGCGGATCAAAAATTAGCCCCATTTATCCACTCGTAGAATTCGTGACTGGTGTTCTGTTCGCACTATCCTTTTATGTACTCGATTTCGGCTCAGAACTGGTCATTGCCATTTTGTTTATGTCGCTTCTTGTCATCATTACAGTTTCAGATATCGCCTATATGCTCATTCCTGATAAAGTGCTTCTCCCGTTCGCTGTATTGCTTGCTGGTCTACGGTTGTTCATTCCCCTTGAGCCTTGGTGGGATAGCTTCCTCGGAGCGGCAGTGGGCTTTGGAGTACTCTTTCTCATCGCTGTTGTGTCGAAAGGGGGCATGGGCGGTGGAGACATTAAATTGTTTTTCGTTATCGGGCTCGTGCTCGGTACGATGAATACGCTCGTGACACTTTTTTTAGCAGCCGTTATCGGCTCTATCGCCGGGCTAATCATATTGAAAAAAACTGGACAAGGACGGAAAACACCAATCCCGTTCGGCCCTTCAATTGCGGGCGCAGCTGTCATCGCTTATTTCTGGGGTGCCGATTTTGTCAGTTGGTATGGGAATCTGTTTAGTTAA
- a CDS encoding Maf family protein, whose translation MKFKVANPVILASASPRRKEILSLLGFPFTVVPSNVSEELELENNDYQGYARKLAARKTQAVANDELDSIVIGADTIVVHKGKLYSKPESKEQAKSFLRELSGETHTVITGVGVFKDGMLSTFAAETKVTFRELDSTLINAYVESGDPMDKAGGYGIQTAGALLVEKIDGDYYNVMGLPIAKLTEHMRMLSFIGLKDGVSFIDY comes from the coding sequence TTGAAATTTAAAGTTGCTAATCCAGTTATTCTAGCTTCGGCATCTCCACGTAGGAAAGAAATTCTAAGTCTGCTCGGCTTTCCATTTACAGTTGTACCGAGCAATGTATCTGAAGAACTGGAACTGGAAAATAATGACTACCAAGGCTATGCCCGGAAACTTGCTGCAAGGAAAACGCAGGCTGTAGCGAATGATGAGCTTGATTCTATCGTGATCGGCGCAGATACGATTGTTGTGCATAAGGGAAAGCTCTATTCAAAACCTGAAAGTAAAGAACAAGCAAAAAGTTTTTTGAGAGAACTTTCTGGGGAAACACATACTGTTATTACGGGCGTCGGAGTATTTAAGGATGGAATGTTAAGTACATTCGCTGCGGAGACTAAAGTCACTTTCAGAGAACTTGACTCTACTTTGATTAACGCCTATGTAGAATCAGGCGATCCGATGGACAAGGCCGGTGGGTACGGTATACAAACGGCTGGCGCATTGCTAGTTGAAAAGATTGATGGTGATTATTACAATGTCATGGGCTTGCCCATTGCAAAGTTGACGGAGCATATGCGGATGCTGTCCTTTATAGGATTGAAAGACGGTGTATCATTCATTGACTATTGA